In a genomic window of Neoarius graeffei isolate fNeoGra1 chromosome 13, fNeoGra1.pri, whole genome shotgun sequence:
- the slc2a1a gene encoding solute carrier family 2, facilitated glucose transporter member 1a isoform X1 has product MSATDQSKLPICHSCETTSLVREPTNTAHLTLQLLVAVGTAVMGSLQFGYNTGVINAPETIIEEFYNETWHSRYKEYIPPNSLTTLWAISVAIFSVGGIFSSFSVGLFVNRLGRRNSMLVANILVFIAAALMGFSKLAASWEMLIIGRLVVGLYSGLSTGFVPMYIGEIAPTSLRGALGTLHQLGIVIGILMAQVFGIESIMGNATMWPFLLGFTFIPGLIQCALLPFCPESPRFLLINQNEENKAKTVLKKLRGTEDVGEDIQEMKEESRQMMREKKVTIIELFRSPLYRQPLLIAVMLQLSQQFSGINAVFYYSTSIFKKAGVSQPVYATIGAGVVNTVFTIVSLFVVERAGRRSLHLIGLMGMAVSAVSMTIAMALTDKVPALSYVSIVAIFVFVAFFEIGPGPIPWFIVAELFSQGPRPAAIAVAGFSNWTANFIVGMCFKYVEQLTGPYVFIIFTVLLLIFFVFTYLKVPETKGRTFDEISAGFRQNAGSGAETYGPHDHNMLGADSQL; this is encoded by the exons CATCTGACGCTTCAACTACTGGTGGCCGTTGGGACAGCAGTAATGGGCTCCTTACAGTTCGGCTATAACACAGGAGTCATTAATGCACCTGAGACG ATTATTGAGGAGTTCTACAATGAGACATGGCATTCTCGATATAAAGAATACATCCCTCCAAACTCCCTCACCACTCTCTGGGCCATTTCTGTCGCTATTTTTTCTGTCGGAGGTATCTTCAGCTCTTTCTCCGTAGGACTGTTTGTCAATCGTCTGGGCAG GAGGAACTCAATGCTTGTGGCTAATATCCTGGTATTTATAGCAGCTGCTTTAATGGGCTTCTCTAAGCTGGCTGCATCCTGGGAGATGCTGATTATTGGTCGGCTTGTTGTGGGTCTTTACTCTGGTCTGTCCACAGGCTTTGTGCCCATGTATATAGGTGAAATTGCTCCGACGTCTTTACGTGGAGCACTGGGCACTCTACATCAATTGGGTATTGTCATCGGCATCCTGATGGCGCAG GTCTTTGGCATTGAGTCTATTATGGGAAATGCAACAATGTGGCCTTTCTTGCTGGGTTTCACCTTCATCCCGGGCTTGATTCAATGTGCCCTGCTGCCATTCTGTCCTGAGAGCCCTCGCTTTCTTCTCATCAACCAGAATGAAGAGAACAAAGCCAAGACTG TTCTGAAGAAGCTTCGTGGCACCGAGGATGTTGGAGAGGACATCCAGGAGATGAAGGAGGAGAGCAGGCAGATGATGAGGGAGAAAAAAGTAACGATCATAGAGTTGTTCCGGTCTCCACTTTACCGCCAGCCACTCCTCATCGCTGTCATGCTGCAGCTATCGCAGCAGTTCTCCGGCATCAACGCT GTTTTTTACTACTCTACTAGTATTTTCAAGAAAGCAGGAGTGTCCCAGCCGGTCTATGCAACCATTGGTGCTGGAGTTGTAAACACCGTATTCACCATAGTGTCT CTGTTTGTGGTAGAGCGAGCAGGACGAAGATCTTTGCACCTCATTGGGCTGATGGGAATGGCTGTGTCTGCGGTTTCCATGACCATTGCCATGGCATTGACT GACAAAGTCCCAGCCCTTTCATATGTCAGTATCGtcgccatctttgttttcgtgGCCTTCTTTGAGATTGGACCTGGTCCTATTCCATGGTTTATCGTGGCTGAACTCTTTAGTCAAGGCCCCCGACCTGCTGCCATTGCTGTAGCTGGTTTCTCCAACTGGACAGCCAATTTCATAGTAGGAATGTGCTTCAAGTATGTGGAG CAATTGACAGGCCCGTACGTCTTCATCATCTTCACCGTGTTGTTGCTCATCTTCTTCGTCTTCACCTACCTCAAGGTGCCTGAAACTAAGGGCCGGACGTTCGATGAGATCTCAGCAGGGTTTCGGCAGAATGCAGGCTCTGGAGCAGAGACTTATGGCCCACATGATCACAACATGCTGGGTGCAGACTCACAGCTCTGA
- the slc2a1a gene encoding solute carrier family 2, facilitated glucose transporter member 1a isoform X2, which produces MMDSNRKHLTLQLLVAVGTAVMGSLQFGYNTGVINAPETIIEEFYNETWHSRYKEYIPPNSLTTLWAISVAIFSVGGIFSSFSVGLFVNRLGRRNSMLVANILVFIAAALMGFSKLAASWEMLIIGRLVVGLYSGLSTGFVPMYIGEIAPTSLRGALGTLHQLGIVIGILMAQVFGIESIMGNATMWPFLLGFTFIPGLIQCALLPFCPESPRFLLINQNEENKAKTVLKKLRGTEDVGEDIQEMKEESRQMMREKKVTIIELFRSPLYRQPLLIAVMLQLSQQFSGINAVFYYSTSIFKKAGVSQPVYATIGAGVVNTVFTIVSLFVVERAGRRSLHLIGLMGMAVSAVSMTIAMALTDKVPALSYVSIVAIFVFVAFFEIGPGPIPWFIVAELFSQGPRPAAIAVAGFSNWTANFIVGMCFKYVEQLTGPYVFIIFTVLLLIFFVFTYLKVPETKGRTFDEISAGFRQNAGSGAETYGPHDHNMLGADSQL; this is translated from the exons CATCTGACGCTTCAACTACTGGTGGCCGTTGGGACAGCAGTAATGGGCTCCTTACAGTTCGGCTATAACACAGGAGTCATTAATGCACCTGAGACG ATTATTGAGGAGTTCTACAATGAGACATGGCATTCTCGATATAAAGAATACATCCCTCCAAACTCCCTCACCACTCTCTGGGCCATTTCTGTCGCTATTTTTTCTGTCGGAGGTATCTTCAGCTCTTTCTCCGTAGGACTGTTTGTCAATCGTCTGGGCAG GAGGAACTCAATGCTTGTGGCTAATATCCTGGTATTTATAGCAGCTGCTTTAATGGGCTTCTCTAAGCTGGCTGCATCCTGGGAGATGCTGATTATTGGTCGGCTTGTTGTGGGTCTTTACTCTGGTCTGTCCACAGGCTTTGTGCCCATGTATATAGGTGAAATTGCTCCGACGTCTTTACGTGGAGCACTGGGCACTCTACATCAATTGGGTATTGTCATCGGCATCCTGATGGCGCAG GTCTTTGGCATTGAGTCTATTATGGGAAATGCAACAATGTGGCCTTTCTTGCTGGGTTTCACCTTCATCCCGGGCTTGATTCAATGTGCCCTGCTGCCATTCTGTCCTGAGAGCCCTCGCTTTCTTCTCATCAACCAGAATGAAGAGAACAAAGCCAAGACTG TTCTGAAGAAGCTTCGTGGCACCGAGGATGTTGGAGAGGACATCCAGGAGATGAAGGAGGAGAGCAGGCAGATGATGAGGGAGAAAAAAGTAACGATCATAGAGTTGTTCCGGTCTCCACTTTACCGCCAGCCACTCCTCATCGCTGTCATGCTGCAGCTATCGCAGCAGTTCTCCGGCATCAACGCT GTTTTTTACTACTCTACTAGTATTTTCAAGAAAGCAGGAGTGTCCCAGCCGGTCTATGCAACCATTGGTGCTGGAGTTGTAAACACCGTATTCACCATAGTGTCT CTGTTTGTGGTAGAGCGAGCAGGACGAAGATCTTTGCACCTCATTGGGCTGATGGGAATGGCTGTGTCTGCGGTTTCCATGACCATTGCCATGGCATTGACT GACAAAGTCCCAGCCCTTTCATATGTCAGTATCGtcgccatctttgttttcgtgGCCTTCTTTGAGATTGGACCTGGTCCTATTCCATGGTTTATCGTGGCTGAACTCTTTAGTCAAGGCCCCCGACCTGCTGCCATTGCTGTAGCTGGTTTCTCCAACTGGACAGCCAATTTCATAGTAGGAATGTGCTTCAAGTATGTGGAG CAATTGACAGGCCCGTACGTCTTCATCATCTTCACCGTGTTGTTGCTCATCTTCTTCGTCTTCACCTACCTCAAGGTGCCTGAAACTAAGGGCCGGACGTTCGATGAGATCTCAGCAGGGTTTCGGCAGAATGCAGGCTCTGGAGCAGAGACTTATGGCCCACATGATCACAACATGCTGGGTGCAGACTCACAGCTCTGA